A window from Fragaria vesca subsp. vesca linkage group LG5, FraVesHawaii_1.0, whole genome shotgun sequence encodes these proteins:
- the LOC101290761 gene encoding monocopper oxidase-like protein SKU5-like: MAFKSFFTLFLIHICFFASLSYAEDPTFYHDFVVSYITASPLGVPQQVIAINGKFPGPGINVTTNNNVVVNVRNKLDENLLFTWAGIQQRRSSWQDGVLGTNCPIPPKWNWTYNFQVKDQIGSFFYFPSLNLQRASGGYGGFIINNRAVIPIPFATPDGDITILIGDWYTKNHTALRKTLDAGKDLGIPDGVLINGKGPYQYNTTLVPDGIDYETIDVHPGKTYRLRVHNVGVSTTLNFRIQNHNLLLAESEGSYTVQQNYTSLDIHVGQSYSFLLTTDQNASSDYYIVASARFVNESHWKKVTGVGILRYSNSKGKAAGPLPPPPSDEFDKTFSMNQARSIRWNVSASGARPNPQGSFRYGSINVTDVYVLKNKPPVMINGKRRTTLSGNSFVNPATPIRLADQYKLKGVYKLDFPKRPLTGAPRMETSVINGTFRGFIEIILQNNDTKMQSYHVDGYAFFVVGMDYGEWTENSRGTYNKWDGIARSTIQVYPGAWSAILISLDNVGIWNIRAENLDSWYLGQETYIKVVNPEPTNKTELPIPDNALFCGALSKLQKPEDISSAASLTIVQSKVFTLLMIICTLIPIFH, translated from the exons ATGGCTTTCAAGAGCTTTTTCACTCTGTTTCTCATCCACATTTGCTTCTTTGCGAGCTTGAGTTACGCTGAAGATCCGACCTTTTACCACGATTTTGTGGTCTCTTACATCACTGCTTCTCCTCTTGGTGTTCCTCAACAG GTTATTGCCATTAATGGAAAGTTTCCTGGTCCTGGTATAAACGTGACTACTAACAACAATGTCGTTGTCAATGTTCGGAACAAATTGGACGAGAATCTACTGTTTACTTG GGCCGGAATTCAGCAGCGGCGTAGTTCATGGCAGGATGGAGTTCTTGGAACCAATTGTCCAATTCCCCCAAAGTGGAATTGGACTTATAATTTTCAGGTTAAGGATCAAATTGGGAGCTTCTTTTACTTCCCATCTCTTAATCTCCAGAGAGCATCTGGAGGGTATGGTGGGTTTATTATAAATAACCGGGCCGTAATTCCCATTCCGTTCGCAACCCCGGATGGGGATATAACCATTTTGATTGGTGATTGGTACACAAAAAACCATACG GCTTTGAGGAAGACCCTTGATGCAGGGAAAGACCTTGGAATACCGGATGGTGTTCTCATCAATGGGAAAGGCCCTTACCAATACAACACTACACTTGTCCCGGATGGCATTGATTACGAAACAATTGATGTACACCCAG GGAAAACTTACCGTCTTCGCGTACACAACGTTGGAGTGTCGACTACTCTAAATTTCAGGATTCAGAACCACAATTTGCTTCTAGCAGAGTCGGAGGGATCATATACAGTGCAACAGAACTATACGAGCTTAGATATACATGTCGGACAATCTTATTCATTTCTGTTAACAACGGATCAGAATGCTAGTAGTGATTATTATATTGTAGCAAGTGCTAGATTTGTGAACGAGTCACATTGGAAAAAAGTTACTGGAGTTGGAATCCTGCGTTATTCTAACTCCAAAGGAAAGGCAGCTGGTCCCCTACCACCACCACCAAGTGACGAATTTGACAAAACCTTCTCGATGAACCAGGCCAGATCCATCAG ATGGAATGTATCAGCCAGTGGTGCACGTCCTAATCCACAGGGGTCTTTTAGATACGGCTCCATCAATGTAACTGATGTTTATGTGTTGAAAAACAAGCCACCAGTAATGATCAATGGGAAACGCCGAACAACTCTAAGTGGAAACTCATTTGTAAATCCTGCCACACCTATCCGGCTAGCTGACCAGTACAAATTGAAGGGTGTTTATAAGCTTGACTTCCCAAAAAGGCCGCTTACTGGAGCACCCAGGATGGAAACATCTGTGATTAATGGAACATTTAGAGGATTTATTGAAATCATACTTCAGAACAATGACACCAAGATGCAGAGTTACCATGTGGATGGATATGCATTTTTTGTTGTCGG GATGGATTATGGTGAGTGGACAGAGAATAGCAGGGGGACATATAATAAGTGGGATGGAATAGCCCGTTCTACAATACAG GTTTATCCTGGGGCGTGGTCAGCAATTTTGATTTCTCTGGACAATGTTGGAATCTGGAACATTAGAGCTGAAAATCTTGACTCATGGTATCTCGGCCAAGAAACTTATATCAAGGTTGTGAATCCAGAACCGACTAACAAAACTGAGCTTCCCATACCAGACAATGCCCTATTTTGTGGTGCTCTAAGCAAATTGCAAAA GCCTGAAGATATCTCTTCGGCAGCATCACTCACTATTGTTCAATCAAAGGTGTTCACTCTGCTGATGATCATATGCACTTTAATTCCCATTTTCCACTAA
- the LOC101308581 gene encoding insulin-degrading enzyme-like: MGRCSFSSDDIVIKSPNDKKLYRLITLENGLTALLLHDPDIYPQPGHTLKGGAFQTKKAAAAMFVGMGSFSDPPEAQGLAHFLEHMLFMGSTKFPDENEYDSYLSKHGGSSNACTREENTSYHFEVKPEFLKGALTRFSQFFVSPLMKSEAMERELQSIDSEFNRVLQNDFCRLEQLQGHTATPGHPFNNFSRGNKRSLDDAREKGINLRQQIMQMYTDYYHGGLMKLVVIGGESLDILEQWVLELFGDVKKGPQVNLEFKAEGPIWNVGKLYRLEAVNDVHILHLAWALPSLHQHYLKCPDYFLSHLLEHEGRGSLYFYLKAKGWATYLNASVNRYSVADVFCMIIYLTDSGLEQIFEIVGSVYQYIKLLRQVSPQEWIFRELQDIGNMSFRFMQDQPQDDYAVKLGGNLLRYSAEHVIYGDYVYETWDKELIEYVLGFFRPENMRIDVISKSSFKLENFQCEPWFGSHYTEEDISPSLMNLWKDPPEVDNSLHLPLKNMFIPGDFSIRSDVCCPDSANISSPRCILDEPLVKIWYKLDSTFKQPRVNAYFRINLKGGYDNVKSYVLTELYIELLEDELNEIVYQANVAGLGTHVNGSNDFMELKVYGFNDKLPALLSKILTVTRNFLPTYDRFEVIRERMERMLKNTNMDPQSHSSYLRRQVLYHKYYDVDEELQVLNSLSVSDMKLFIPELCSQLYIEGFCHGNLVEEEALHLSNIFKTNFTVEPLPIELRHKDHCMCLPPSANLVREACVKNNSETNSVIELYFQIEIESTRLRALAKLFMKIVDEPLYDQLRTKEQLGYVVWCGLREICRVYGFVFCVESSEHNPIYLQGRVDNFINGVDLLLHGLDDDSFENYKDGLIANLLERDETLGHETSRLWEEITNKRYTYDWPKRVAEEVRSLQKEDIINFYKTYLQPSSPKCRRLAIRVWGCNSDLKEAEAPPESIQLIQDLAAFKMSSEFYLG; this comes from the exons ATGGGTCGCTGCAGTTTCTCGTCGGACGACATTGTGATAAAGTCTCCTAATGACAAGAAACTGTACAGATTGATTACGCTTGAGAATGGCCTCACTGCTTTGCTCCTTCACGACCCTGATATTTACCCACAACCCGGGCACACGCTAAAGGGAGGTGCTTTTCAGACCAAGAAG GCAGCAGCAGCAATGTTTGTTGGAATGGGCAGCTTCTCTGATCCTCCTGAGGCACAGGGGCTTGCACACTTTCTAG AACACATGCTTTTCATGGGGAGTACCAAGTTCCCAGATGAAAACGAG TATGACAGTTACTTGTCCAAGCACGGAGGGTCATCAAATGCATGCACGCGTGAAGAGAATACATCGTACCACTTTGAAGTGAAACCAGAGTTTCTTAAGGGTGCTTTGACAAG ATTTTCTCAGTTCTTTGTGTCACCTCTAATGAAAAGTGAAGCCATGGAGCGAGAGTTACAGTCTATAGATTCAG AGTTCAACCGGGTTCTGCAAAACGATTTTTGCCGCCTTGAACAACTTCAAGGTCATACAGCCACACCTGGTCACCCATTTAATAATTTCAGTCGGG GAAATAAGAGAAGCTTGGATGATGCAAGGGAAAAAGGGATAAACTTACGTCAACAAATAATGCAAATGTACACAGACTATTACCATGGCGGATTAATGAAGCTAGTTGTCATTGGTGGAG AATCTCTTGATATACTTGAGCAGTGGGTTTTGGAATTGTTTGGAGATGTCAAAAAAGGTCCCCAAGTTAACCTGGAGTTCAAAGCTGAAGGTCCTATTTGGAATGTTGGAAAACTTTACAGGCTAGAGGCCGTTAATGATGTTCATATACTCCACTTAGCATGGGCACTTCCAAGTCTTCATCAACATTATTTGAAATGCCCAGATTATTTTTTAAGCCATCTTCTTGAGCATG AGGGCAGGGGAAGTCTGTATTTTTATCTCAAAGCTAAAGGATGGGCAACATATCTCAATGCTTCGGTGAACCGCTATTCTGTGGCTGATGTCTTTTGCATGATCATATACCTTACTGACTCTGGATTGGAGCAG ATTTTTGAGATAGTTGGCTCGGTGTATCAATACATTAAATTATTGCGTCAAGTATCACCTCAAGAATGGATATTCCGGGAACTCCAGGATATTGGGAACATGAGTTTTAGATTTATGCAGGATCAGCCCCAGGATGATTATGCTGTAAAACTTGGAG GAAATTTATTACGCTATTCAGCAGAACATGTTATTTATGGGGACTATGTGTACGAGACTTGGGATAAGGAATTGATAGAATATGTTCTTGGCTTCTTCAGACCAGAAAACATGAGGATTGATGTGATATCAAAGTCCTCATTCAAGTTGGAAA ATTTCCAGTGCGAGCCTTGGTTTGGTTCACATTATACTGAAGAAGATATATCTCCATCTTTGATGAATTTGTGGAAGGATCCTCCAGAAGTTGATAATTCATTGCATCTCCCTCTAAAGAATATGTTCATTCCTGGTGATTTCTCCATCCGTTCAGATGTCTGTTGTCCTGATAGTGCAAATATATCTTCTCCAAGATGTATACTTGATGAACCATTGGTGAAGATCTGGTACAAGCTTGACAGTACTTTTAAACAACCACGGGTAAATGCATACTTCCGCATAAATCTGAAGGGTGGATATGATAATGTGAAGAGTTATGTTTTGACTGAACTGTATATTGAGCTTCTTGAGGATGAGCTGAATGAAATAGTATATCAG GCCAATGTTGCCGGGCTGGGAACTCATGTAAATGGATCTAACGACTTTATGGAGTTGAAGGTTTACGGTTTCAACGATAAGCTTCCAGCTTTATTGTCAAAAATTCTGACAGTGACCAGAAACTTCTTGCCAACATATGATCGTTTCGAG GTTATCAGAGAAAGAATGGAGAGAATGTTAAAGAACACTAATATGGATCCTCAGAGTCACTCTTCATATTTGAGACGTCAAGTTTTGTACCATAAATATTATGATGTAGATGAAGAGTTGCAAGTTTTGAACAGTTTGTCTGTTTCTGATATGAAGTTGTTTATTCCCGAGCTTTGTTCCCAG CTTTACATTGAAGGCTTTTGTCATGGAAATCTGGTAGAAGAAGAGGCACTTCACCTTTCCAATATATTTAAAACCAATTTTACTGTGGAACCACTTCCTATCGAATTGAGGCATAAGGATCATTGTATGTGCCTTCCTCCTTCTGCTAACCTCGTTAGAGAAGCCTGTGTGAAGAATAATTCTGAAACAAACTCTGTCATTGAG TTATATTTTCAAATTGAGATCGAGTCCACCAGATTGAGAGCATTGGCAAAACTTTTTATGAAAATTGTAGACGAACCACTTTACGATCAGCTAAG GACGAAGGAGCAGCTTGGTTATGTTGTTTGGTGTGGCCTGCGAGAAATATGTCGTGTATATGGCTTTGTTTTCTGTGTTGAGTCGTCTGAGCACAACCCAATCTACTTGCAAGGGAGAGTTGACAACTTTATAAATGGTGTGGATCTATTGTTG CACGGACTGGATGATGATTCCTTTGAGAATTATAAAGATGGACTAATAGCAAATCTATTGGAAAGAGATGAAACACTCGGACATGAAACGTCTAGGCTTTGGGAGGAAATTACCAATAAAAG GTATACATATGACTGGCCAAAAAGGGTAGCTGAAGAGGTCAGAAGCCTTCAGAAGGAGGACATTATTAACTTCTACAAAACCTACTTGCAACCATCATCTCCCAAGTGTCGGAGACTTGCAATTCGTGTTTGGGGTTGCAACTCTGATTTGAAAGAAGCTGAAGCACCACCGGAGTCTATACAACTCATTCAGGACCTTGCAGCCTTTAAGATGTCATCTGAATTCTATCTTGGATAG
- the LOC101291047 gene encoding axial regulator YABBY 1-like, with protein sequence MSSSNSASSTLSLDHLAPSEQLCYVHCNICDTVLAVSVPCTSLFKTVTVRCGHCTNLLPVNMRGLLLPSPNQFHHLGHSFFSQPNSHNLLDQEIPLMNPTPNFLMNNQTSSLNDFAVRPRGGVADELPRPPVINRPPEKRQRVPSAYNRFIKDEIQRIKSVNPDISHREAFSAAAKNWAHFPHIHFGLMPDQNTSTVKKTNVRQQESAEDVLMKDHNGFFAAANNNVRVSPY encoded by the exons ATGTCATCCTCTAATTCTGCTTCTTCGACCTTGTCCCTCGACCACCTTGCTCCTTCCGAGCAGCTCTGCTATGTCCATTGCAACATTTGCGACACTGTCCTTGCG GTGAGTGTTCCTTGCACAAGTTTGTTCAAGACTGTGACGGTACGATGTGGCCACTGCACCAACCTGCTTCCGGTGAACATGCGCGGGTTGCTTCTGCCTTCCCCAAATCAGTTTCATCATCTCGGTCACTCCTTCTTCTCCCAGCCAAATTCCCATAACCTTCTG GATCAGGAGATTCCGTTAATGAATCCAACCCCAAACTTTCTGATGAACAATCAAACTAGCAGCCTGAATGACTTTGCTGTAAGACCAAGAGGAGGAGTAGCTGATGAGCTCCCAAGGCCTCCAGTTATTAACAGAC CTCCGGAGAAGAGACAGAGAGTCCCCTCAGCCTACAACCGCTTCATCAA GGACGAGATCCAACGCATCAAGTCTGTGAATCCTGATATATCCCATAGAGAAGCCTTCAGCGCAGCTGCTAAGAAT TGGGCCCACTTTCCACACATTCACTTTGGTCTCATGCCTGACCAGAACACTTCTACTGTGAAGAAGACAAATGTGCGCCAGCAG GAATCTGCAGAGGACGTTCTGATGAAAGATCACAATGGGTTTTTCGCTGCGGCTAATAACAATGTGCGGGTCTCTCCTTACTGA